The segment CTTCATGGTAAGCGACCATTTCGCGTTCGCGTTTGCTGATGACACGGTCTTTCTTGGCTGGTCCAGCAATCACGCGGTCTTCTGCTTCATCGATATCAGAAGCATCGATTTTTTTCTTGTTTCGACGAGCAGCTACTAATGCTGCTTCGTTTAAGACGTTTTCTAAATCCGCACCAGCAAAACCTGGTGTTTGTTGTGCTACGACTTTCAAATCAACATCGTCAGCAATTGGTTTGTTTCTTGCGTGAACTCGTAAAATCGCTTCACGGCCTTTGACATCTGGACGACCAACTAAAATTTGACGGTCAAAACGTCCTGGACGAAGCAAGGCTGGATCTAATACGTCTGAACGGTTTGTCGCTGCAATCACGATCACGCCTTCATTTCCATCGAATCCATCCATTTCAACAAGCAATTGGTTCAGTGTTTGTTCACGTTCATCGTGTCCGCCACCCATACCAGCGCCACGTTGACGACCGACAGCATCGATTTCATCAATAAAGATGATTGCTGGAGCATTCTTTTTCGCAGTTTCAAATAAGTCACGAACTCGGCTTGCACCGACCCCAACAAACATTTCAACAAAGTCTGAACCCGAAATAGAGTAGAATGGTACGCCAGCTTCACCAGCAACTGCTTTGGCAAGCAACGTTTTACCAGTTCCTGGAGGTCCTTCTAAGAGAACTCCGGCTGGAATACGTGCGCCTAATTCAATGAAGCGTCTTGGATCTTTTAGGAACTCAACGACTTCGACAAGTTCTTGTTTTTCTTCTTCCGCACCCGCTACATCAGAGAAACGAACGCGATTTGCTTTTTTGTCGGCTTCTTTTGCTTTGGATTTCCCAAAGTTCATCACACGGCCTCCGCCGCCTCCGCCGCCACCTTGTTGTCCCATCATCATATAGAAGAAGAAGACGATGATCACGATTGGCAAGAAGCTTAATAGGAGTGATACCCATACGCCGCTACTTGATTCTTCTCTGATCGTAGTTGCTACGTTGTTGTCTTTTGCCAACTCTGTGACTTGGCTCAATGTTGTATCGTTTGGCAAAATAATCGTAGTGAAGTGCGTAGTTGATGTCTCAGTAGTACCTAGAATCGATAGACCACCACTATTTGCAACTGTCTGTTGTTCTTTGTATTCACCTGAGATCTTATACACACCATTAGCAGGTTGCACCTCAAAGTTTTTGATTTTGCCTTCTTGTAATTGTTCAGTGAATTTTGAGTACTCGATATCTGACGACCGTTGGCCATTGTTACCAAAAATAAAGTAGACGACCATTACCATCGCTAAGATTACGAGGACATAATACAAGGCATTTTTCATCATGCCATTGTTTTTTTTGTTCATAGTTGTCCTCCCTATGCGTTATTTTTACTTGATAAATCTTTTATCAATCCTGACCATACTATTGTAACATAATTTATGAGAGATAGATGATTAATTTGATTGATAAACGCTCGGTTTTAGTACACCGATGTATGGAAGATTTCGATAGGCTTCTGCATAATCTAATCCATAACCTACCACAAACTCGTTTGGCACATTGAAACCAATGTAATCCGCTTCGATATCTACGACTCTGCCTTCGGGCTTATCAAGGAGTGTCACGATTTTGACTGAGTTTGCTTTACGGTATTTGAATAGATCGACTAAATAAGCAAGTGTTCTTCCGCTATCAATAATGTCTTCGACAATCAATAAATCACGGCCTTCCACATTCGTATCCAAGTCTTTTACGATTTTTACTTCACCTGATGAAACAGTTGCGTTACCGTAACTTGAAACATCCATAAAATCCAATTCTAGGTAAGCATCGATCGAACGGATAATGTCTGCCATGAATGGGACAGCACCTTTCAATACACCAACAACCAACGGATTTTTATCTTGATAATTTTCAGTTAACTCTTTTCCTAGTTCTTTACAACGAACTTGTATCTCTTCTTGCGTGATCAATACTCTCTCGATATCTTTTTCTAACATCAGGTTCTCCTTCCAATTGCTTCTTTTTGATATTTGTAAAGAAGTATGTAGTGTATTTTATCAGTTTCTACACCAATACTCAAATAAGAATGGACAAAAGGGACTAGACTCCATAGATTTCTCCCTTCATCTATAATAACCCATGAATTTTTTCGTTGTGCAACAGATATTTTTTTATCGATAAAATATCTTGACACTCTTTTGTTCAACGTCTCCGTCAATTGGATACGATCTCCCGGTTTTTGCCGATCGACCCAAAGCGATTGTTCGGCGGATAACCATAGATCATGAGTGAAGATTTCACCTGTTTCATCCAATTTCCAATCTGGAAGTTGGTCGGGTGTGTAGATCCCTAACCATTCCGACTCTCCTAACTGAATGGATTGATTCGGTATGATTTTTAACGGAGTATTTTGGTGGTTGGTTGATCGTTCCTTTTTTCTTTCATAAAGATAAAGTACTTCATAGGAACGTTCGATCACCCAGCGTTTGCCCAGATCAATCTGCCATTGTCCTGCGGCTTGTTCACATTGTTGTAACAACGTGTCAATCTGTTTTTCTTTGATCGTCACTTTCGTAATTGGAAAAACGTAATCAAAGAACGTGTAAAAGAAGAAGTAACGTTCAAAAGATTCCAAACTTTCGATCACCTTCCACGGAATAGATAAGCGCTCTTCTCTATACGTAAGATGTTCCGTGATCATCTGATGAGTATTTTTTCGGATAAATTGTTCTGCCCATTGGATTTGTTGCGAGAATTTTTGGAAATGAGCCATCGCTTGGATATTTTCTTTTTTCAATTGTGGTACGACTAAATGACGCAGTCGATTACGTTGGACAGTTAGTTCCTGATTGGTATGGTCCTCAAAAAAAGGTAAATCTTCTGCTTCCGCATACGCATACAATTGTTCTTTACTAAATGACAACAACGGTCGAATAAGTCGCCCACCAGCAAAAGGTTGCGTTTCCTTGATTCCCGCATACGTACCTAGCTGCCCACCACGAATGATTTTCATCAAAATCGTTTCCATTTGATCATCCCCATGATGCGCTGTCATCAATGTATCATAATGATAATCTCGTACGATCTCATCAAATTTCTCATACCGAAAAGCTCGAGCAGCCGTTTCAATTCCTTGTTCCGCGGGATTCTCCCATACTTTTAAGTGGAAAGTAAGATTGTTTTTATCGCAAAAGTCAGCAAGATAGGCTGCTTCATCCGCAGAAACGCTCCGTAAGCGATGATCGATATGGACAACCCCTAGCTGAAAGCCAATTTGTTTTTGGGCGGTCATTAAGCAATCGAGTAAAACCATCGAGTCTACCCCACCGGAAACAGCAACTAGTATTTTCGCATGTTCAGACAGATAGCCACGGCGTAAGCCTCTTTTTATAAATGCTTGTTTAAACTGACTTGCTCTTCTATCCATTGGTGTCACATCCTTTTACAAAATAAAAAGAGCGGACAAAAGTCTGTGACAATTGCCTGCCCTTCAATTTCGCTTAGCTTAGCTACGGCGACCGCCACGGCCTCCGCGTTTTCCTTCTGTGTTGCGTTTTAAGGAAGTCAATCGATCATCGCTATCTTTTAAAAATGAGCTCATCAATGAATCGAAGTCTTCTTTTGTATTGGAAGGTTGGCTGCGAGAAAAAGATTTTTTCTGCGGTGCGCGTCCTCGATTATCTCGAGTTTCTTTTTGTGGATATCTCTTTTGACGATTTTCATCATTAGTTTCTACTGGTTGCTCTTGTGCTTTGCGGATAGATAAACCGATTTTCCCATCATCATTGACTGTAATGACTTTGACTGTTACCTCATCACCAACGCTCAATACATCATGAATATCCTTGATATAACCGTTTGATACTTCACTGATATGAACTAACCCTGTTTTGCCAGCTCCTAAATCAATAAATGCGCCAAAATTTGTGATTCCTGAAACTTTTCCTTGCAGTTTTGCTCCTACCTCGATTGACATAAAAAAAATGTTCCTCCTAATTATTTCCCTTTTTTTATATTACTGCTTATTGGGCAGTTGTTGAACTCGTTGTTTGTTCATCGGTGTCTGCTGAATTATCTGTCGTAGATTCAAGTATCGGGTAGACTTGCTCCCCTTCTTTTGAATAGAAAAATTTGCTTCTAGCAAGTTTTGCTACGTAATCTTCATCTTTAAGCAATTTCACGTCTTCTGTGAGTTGGTCTACATCTTTATTGATTTGTTGTAACTCTGTATCTGCTTCGACTTTTAATTCATTTAAATGATTCATTCGTTGCATATCATTAAAAATTTGGAAACCTATTACAGCGAAAATGACCAAAGCACCTAAAAAGATGGCTGCTAACCTGCGTCTACGAAAAATCAATTGGCGTTGTTGTTGTTGAAATTCGACATATTTTTTCTTTGCATACTCTGTGTCTAGTGCAGCGATTTTATTGCTTTTGTTTGCCACCTGTATTCGCTCCAATCTTTTTTGATTGTCATTCTTTATTATACCAACATCCTGAATGCTTGTCTAATCTATTTCGCTTGTGTTTTGTACTCGTGTTTCTGACAAGACTTCATACATTTTTTGTGCATCTTCTTTTTTTGTTGACTCATGCAACTCTGCTACCTTGATTTCCATCGTCTTGTTGCCAAATTGGATGTCCAATTGGTCTCCAACCTTGACATCACTGGAAGATTTCGTTAGTTTGCCATTGATTTTGATTCGTCCTTTATCCGCCACTTCCTTAGCGACAGATCGGCGCTTGATGATTCGCGAGATTTTTAAAAATTTATCTAGTCGCATCTCATGTCCTCACTTTTCTTTTTTTATTTTTTTCAAACGTAAGATTTTCTTACCAAATGGCAGTAACAGCCATTCACGGATCGTAAATAATTTTGTCCAGATCACTGCATATACAAATGTGACTACGCCTATAATGACACCGCCTAGGCTGGCAAAAAGAGCAGTCGAGCGATGGCTCACTGGACCAAACAATAAGTTTAAGAAGCCATAATACACAAACAACGCTAAGACCATCCAACCTAAACATTGGATCAATTTCTTACCAAATTTTCGTTCGTGCCAAAAACTATTGATTGCTGGAGTTTCAGTACGGACAAAATACCATAAAGTCACTGATAGTCCAAGTAATGTCGATAAACTAGCACCGACTGTTCCTAAATAACTCGTGAGAAGCGGTGTAGCTAAAGCTTTAGCAAGCAAGCCCCAACCAGCACCCTTTAGTGAGGGGCGGAAAGAGTTTTTACTTTGAGCAATGCTTTGGTACGCTTGAATAATTGCAGTTAGTCCAATGGAAAAAACAAATAGAACTAGTGTCATATTCCCAGCATAATCTTTAAACAATGCGTAATTGATATAAGGCAACAATACAGCTAATCCTACTGAAGCTGCCAATGCTAATGCAGTCGTCAGACGCAAGTAAATTTTTGCTGTGGAATAAAATTGTCCTTTGACTGCACTCGTTAGGTAGCGTGTCAATGCGGGTAAGAACGTAGCACTTAAAGCTGTAGCAATAACTAATCCTAATTGAACTAACGGTTGCCCACGATCATATACTCCTTTAGCTATTTTAGATGCTTGCTCAGATAAACCATAGATTTGTAACGCATTCTTAACAAAAAAAGAATCAATCAATTGGAAGAAGATCAATAGACCACTATAAATGGAGACTAATCCCCCTTCAATCAAGAAACGGCGTACGAGTGATTTCGCTGGCCTTCTTAAAATCGGAAAGTGGCGGAAGCTCAATGCACCACCATGGATTTTTTGTTCATAATAGTACAGTACACCATATGCACATACGCCACCAAATACTGCGCCACTCATTGCCGCTGTGCCTGTTTGATAGACTGTCCAGCCTAATCGCTTAAAGGCAATTGCGCTAAAAACAATGATTGCTACACGAACAATTTGTTCCACGACTTGCGAAACCGCTGTGGGCTCCATTAAAAATCGACCTTGAAAATTCCCACGATAATAAGATAGTCCTGGCATCAACAAAAACGTGAAGGAGACGATCCGAATCAACGGCATCAGTTGTTGATCCCCCATCATAAGAGCGATCCAGTGACTAAATGAAAATACGAAGAGCCAGAGTAAAAAGCCTGACCAAAAAACAAGGGGATAAAGATTTTTCAATGCTTGTCTTTGTTCGAAAGGGTCTTTTTTTTCTGCTACATATTTAGAGATAAACTGGGGTAGCCCCGACAAAGCGAGTGTCATCGCAATACCATAAATAGGATAAACTTGTTGATAAACATAAAAACCTTCATCGCCCACTAAGTTTTGCAATGGAATCCGATAGAGTGCGCTGAGGACTTTTGCTATAAAGGAGGCAAGCGTCAACACAAAGGCACCATGCATCACTTGACGCATTTCTTTATGATCCAAAGGTTCAGCCCCTTCCTATGCAGTCGCATATTTCTGTTCGCGCAATGCTTTGACAAATTGTTGGATTTCTTGCAACCAAACAGCAGTCGTTGTTTGAGGTGGCAAGGTCAAACGAATCATCATTTGTTCTTTTTCCACACCAAGTCCTGCTTTTAATTTTGTGGCAGTCAGCGCTTCAAATAATTGTTCAACCGTGTAGCGTTTTGTTCCCACTTTGCTCAACTTGAACACGATGGTTTGTTGTTGCTTACGAATCATCTCTAGCAATGCACGATCGCCATCCATTTTGATTTGTCCAATCGTCAACAAATGCGCGACTTCTTCAGGATATTCACCAAAACGATCCAGTAGATCTGCTTCTAATTCTTCCAACATCTCTTGTGAATCCAATTCGCGAATCCGTTTATAGATTTCGATTTTTTGGCGTTGATCTGACACATAACTTTCTGGTAGATAGGCATCGACGCCTAGATCGATCTCCACAGAAGTTTTTTCTATTTGCTGATTTTTACCTTGTTTACGAGCGACTGCCTCACTCAACATTTGAGAGTACATATCAAAACCAACAGCATCGATAAATCCATGTTGTTGCGCCCCTAGCAAGTTACCAGCACCACGGATCGATAAATCTCGCATCGCGATTTTAAATCCTGAACCCAATTCCGTAAAGTCTTTGATTGCTTGAAGACGCTTTTCGCTGACTTCATTAAGGATTTTTTGCTGTTCGTACATAAAATAAGCATAAGCGACACGATTGCTTCGTCCGACACGTCCTCGTAATTGGTAAAGCGTAGAGAGCCCCATATAATCGGCATTTTCTACGAAGAGTGTGTTTGCATTTGGAATATCCACACCAGTTTCGATGATCGTTGTCGTCACTAAGACATCATACTGTCCCTCGATAAAGTCGAATAATGTGTTTTCTAGTTGGACTTCCGTCATCTGTCCATGCGCATAGGCGATTCTCGCTTCGGGAACTAATGCTTGGATTTCTTCTACTTTACGTTCAATCGTTTCTACACGATTATATAAGTAGAAAACTTGTCCCCCACGTCCCATCTCTCGCTGAATCGCTTCTCGGATCGCACCTGGATTTTTTTCCATCACATATGTTTGGATCGGATACCGATTCGCCGGTGGTGTTTCAATCACCGATAGATCCCGTACGCCTAGCATCGACATATGCAGCGTTCGCGGAATAGGTGTCGCTGTCAAAGTCAGCACATCCACTTGCGCACGCAATTGTTTCAAACGTTCTTTGTGTTTTACACCGAAACGTTGTTCTTCATCAACGATTAATAGTCCTAAATCACTAAATTCAATATCTTTTGACAATACACGATGAGTACCCACAACAATATCTAGTTGTCCTGTTCGTAATTCTTCGATCGTTTCTTTTTGTTGTTTCTTTGTTCGGAAACGACTCAGCAAACCAACATTCACTGGGAATCCCTCAAATCGTTCCAACATCGTTTCGTAATGTTGTTGCGCCAAGATTGTTGTCGGCACAAGAAATGCCACTTGTTTACTTTCTTTGACTGCTTTAAAAGCGGCACGTAGCGCAACTTCTGTTTTCCCATAGCCGACGTCCCCCACAAGTAAACGATCCATCGGTTTTTCTTTTTCCATATCTCGTTTGATTTCCGCCGCACTTCGGAGTTGGTCATCTGTTTCCGAATATGGAAAAGCATTCTCAAATTCTTTTTGATAAGAGTCATCCGGACCAAATGCGTATCCTTTTTCTGCTTCTCTGACCGCATACAATTGGATCAAGTCATCCGCAATATCTTCGATTTTTGAGGAGATCTTACGTTTCGTTTTCGTCCATTCACTACCACCGAGTTTGTTGATTCGTGGTGTT is part of the Enterococcus mundtii genome and harbors:
- the ftsH gene encoding ATP-dependent zinc metalloprotease FtsH; translation: MNKKNNGMMKNALYYVLVILAMVMVVYFIFGNNGQRSSDIEYSKFTEQLQEGKIKNFEVQPANGVYKISGEYKEQQTVANSGGLSILGTTETSTTHFTTIILPNDTTLSQVTELAKDNNVATTIREESSSGVWVSLLLSFLPIVIIVFFFYMMMGQQGGGGGGGGRVMNFGKSKAKEADKKANRVRFSDVAGAEEEKQELVEVVEFLKDPRRFIELGARIPAGVLLEGPPGTGKTLLAKAVAGEAGVPFYSISGSDFVEMFVGVGASRVRDLFETAKKNAPAIIFIDEIDAVGRQRGAGMGGGHDEREQTLNQLLVEMDGFDGNEGVIVIAATNRSDVLDPALLRPGRFDRQILVGRPDVKGREAILRVHARNKPIADDVDLKVVAQQTPGFAGADLENVLNEAALVAARRNKKKIDASDIDEAEDRVIAGPAKKDRVISKREREMVAYHEAGHTIVGLVLSRARVVHKVTIIPRGRAGGYMIALPKEDQFLMTKEDMFEQIVGLLGGRTAEEIIFNVQSTGASNDFEQATALARSMVTEYGMSDRLGPVQYEGNHQVFVGRDYGQTKAYSEQVAFEIDQEVRKILMEAHQKAHEIIEAHRAQHKLIAEKLLEFETLDAKAIKSLFEKGVMPEGAESADFPSEKEAQTFEEAKRALEEKDAEKQAEEKHEFDEAKKELNDENQSTSTDEQNHSDDQNR
- the hpt gene encoding hypoxanthine phosphoribosyltransferase, encoding MLEKDIERVLITQEEIQVRCKELGKELTENYQDKNPLVVGVLKGAVPFMADIIRSIDAYLELDFMDVSSYGNATVSSGEVKIVKDLDTNVEGRDLLIVEDIIDSGRTLAYLVDLFKYRKANSVKIVTLLDKPEGRVVDIEADYIGFNVPNEFVVGYGLDYAEAYRNLPYIGVLKPSVYQSN
- the tilS gene encoding tRNA lysidine(34) synthetase TilS; this translates as MDRRASQFKQAFIKRGLRRGYLSEHAKILVAVSGGVDSMVLLDCLMTAQKQIGFQLGVVHIDHRLRSVSADEAAYLADFCDKNNLTFHLKVWENPAEQGIETAARAFRYEKFDEIVRDYHYDTLMTAHHGDDQMETILMKIIRGGQLGTYAGIKETQPFAGGRLIRPLLSFSKEQLYAYAEAEDLPFFEDHTNQELTVQRNRLRHLVVPQLKKENIQAMAHFQKFSQQIQWAEQFIRKNTHQMITEHLTYREERLSIPWKVIESLESFERYFFFYTFFDYVFPITKVTIKEKQIDTLLQQCEQAAGQWQIDLGKRWVIERSYEVLYLYERKKERSTNHQNTPLKIIPNQSIQLGESEWLGIYTPDQLPDWKLDETGEIFTHDLWLSAEQSLWVDRQKPGDRIQLTETLNKRVSRYFIDKKISVAQRKNSWVIIDEGRNLWSLVPFVHSYLSIGVETDKIHYILLYKYQKEAIGRRT
- a CDS encoding S1 domain-containing RNA-binding protein, translated to MSIEVGAKLQGKVSGITNFGAFIDLGAGKTGLVHISEVSNGYIKDIHDVLSVGDEVTVKVITVNDDGKIGLSIRKAQEQPVETNDENRQKRYPQKETRDNRGRAPQKKSFSRSQPSNTKEDFDSLMSSFLKDSDDRLTSLKRNTEGKRGGRGGRRS
- a CDS encoding FtsB family cell division protein, yielding MANKSNKIAALDTEYAKKKYVEFQQQQRQLIFRRRRLAAIFLGALVIFAVIGFQIFNDMQRMNHLNELKVEADTELQQINKDVDQLTEDVKLLKDEDYVAKLARSKFFYSKEGEQVYPILESTTDNSADTDEQTTSSTTAQ
- a CDS encoding RNA-binding S4 domain-containing protein, which gives rise to MRLDKFLKISRIIKRRSVAKEVADKGRIKINGKLTKSSSDVKVGDQLDIQFGNKTMEIKVAELHESTKKEDAQKMYEVLSETRVQNTSEID
- a CDS encoding polysaccharide biosynthesis protein — protein: MDHKEMRQVMHGAFVLTLASFIAKVLSALYRIPLQNLVGDEGFYVYQQVYPIYGIAMTLALSGLPQFISKYVAEKKDPFEQRQALKNLYPLVFWSGFLLWLFVFSFSHWIALMMGDQQLMPLIRIVSFTFLLMPGLSYYRGNFQGRFLMEPTAVSQVVEQIVRVAIIVFSAIAFKRLGWTVYQTGTAAMSGAVFGGVCAYGVLYYYEQKIHGGALSFRHFPILRRPAKSLVRRFLIEGGLVSIYSGLLIFFQLIDSFFVKNALQIYGLSEQASKIAKGVYDRGQPLVQLGLVIATALSATFLPALTRYLTSAVKGQFYSTAKIYLRLTTALALAASVGLAVLLPYINYALFKDYAGNMTLVLFVFSIGLTAIIQAYQSIAQSKNSFRPSLKGAGWGLLAKALATPLLTSYLGTVGASLSTLLGLSVTLWYFVRTETPAINSFWHERKFGKKLIQCLGWMVLALFVYYGFLNLLFGPVSHRSTALFASLGGVIIGVVTFVYAVIWTKLFTIREWLLLPFGKKILRLKKIKKEK
- the mfd gene encoding transcription-repair coupling factor: MDMIQLIGKDAQVAEWSMNLEQRMSRQLITGLAGSAKTLLFAHAFKKLDKNLIILMPNLYYVNQLAEDLQHVLPAESIHLFPVDEVLSAEMAFSSPEARAERVATLNRLQQDEPGIYLLPVAALHKRLPDKETWSNAQLHWQIGDEIAVDSLPQQLVLLGYERTEMVAKPGEFSMRGSIVDIYPLTFEYPVRVELFDVEIDSMRYFEADTQRSIEKIEEVWLPPTSEQIYSQENLLDGINKIENLLEKKLATTAEPTERQFLHDYFGQLISEWQRNVPTDQAKFYADLLYPEHLSILDYFPQDSLLIVDDYQRIMETNREMEREAAEWHTQKISELRVFSEQQFVADVHGIIQKEKFATTFFSLFQKGMGNLRFQALYQFQYRTMQQFFGQMPLLKTEMDRWRKQEQTVVIFIPTKERIRKAEQMLRDEDILVVETEADQLIKGQVQLVEGALMTGFELPQEKIVTITEKEIFQKTTKKQTRRQTVTNAERLKSYNELKAGDYVVHANHGIGKYIGMETLEVDGVHQDYMTIIYQNDDKLFIPVTQLNLIQKYVASESKTPRINKLGGSEWTKTKRKISSKIEDIADDLIQLYAVREAEKGYAFGPDDSYQKEFENAFPYSETDDQLRSAAEIKRDMEKEKPMDRLLVGDVGYGKTEVALRAAFKAVKESKQVAFLVPTTILAQQHYETMLERFEGFPVNVGLLSRFRTKKQQKETIEELRTGQLDIVVGTHRVLSKDIEFSDLGLLIVDEEQRFGVKHKERLKQLRAQVDVLTLTATPIPRTLHMSMLGVRDLSVIETPPANRYPIQTYVMEKNPGAIREAIQREMGRGGQVFYLYNRVETIERKVEEIQALVPEARIAYAHGQMTEVQLENTLFDFIEGQYDVLVTTTIIETGVDIPNANTLFVENADYMGLSTLYQLRGRVGRSNRVAYAYFMYEQQKILNEVSEKRLQAIKDFTELGSGFKIAMRDLSIRGAGNLLGAQQHGFIDAVGFDMYSQMLSEAVARKQGKNQQIEKTSVEIDLGVDAYLPESYVSDQRQKIEIYKRIRELDSQEMLEELEADLLDRFGEYPEEVAHLLTIGQIKMDGDRALLEMIRKQQQTIVFKLSKVGTKRYTVEQLFEALTATKLKAGLGVEKEQMMIRLTLPPQTTTAVWLQEIQQFVKALREQKYATA